One stretch of Pseudovibrio brasiliensis DNA includes these proteins:
- a CDS encoding ABC transporter ATP-binding protein: protein MTTLTISNLCKSFGDVDVLHDINLSVQSGEFVVLVGPSGCGKSTLLRLIAGLEGIIDGTIQIGERVINDVEADKRGIAMVFQSYALYPHMSVEQNIGFCLRVARQPSALIREKVQDVAQTLQIEQLLKRKPGELSGGQRQRVAIGRAIVRDPEVFLFDEPLSNLDAELRVQMRLELMKLHNRLKATMIYVTHDQVEALTMADKIVVMRDGVIEQAGTPIELFNNPCNKFVAGFIGTPKMNFLHGHITTVTEQSLHMELGEGVELEIPNRWRGYDAVARGQKVCVGIRPNEVVEGERGLSTLRGTISVVEQLGRETLSHMVLPNKQYISVLENGQHFHEPGTPWTVSLKPEAIYLFDEHEQTIALTKEFA, encoded by the coding sequence ATGACGACGCTAACTATTTCTAACCTCTGTAAGAGCTTTGGCGATGTGGACGTGCTGCATGACATAAATTTATCCGTGCAAAGCGGTGAATTTGTTGTGCTTGTTGGTCCATCCGGCTGCGGAAAATCGACTCTCCTGAGGCTGATTGCCGGCCTTGAAGGCATCATTGATGGCACCATCCAGATTGGTGAGCGTGTCATCAATGATGTCGAGGCCGACAAGCGCGGCATTGCCATGGTGTTCCAATCCTACGCACTCTATCCGCATATGAGCGTGGAGCAGAACATCGGCTTCTGTCTGCGCGTGGCCCGGCAACCTTCCGCTTTGATCCGTGAGAAAGTGCAGGACGTTGCGCAGACTTTGCAGATTGAGCAGCTGCTCAAACGCAAGCCGGGGGAGCTTTCAGGCGGTCAGCGTCAGCGCGTTGCCATTGGCCGCGCCATTGTTCGTGATCCGGAAGTGTTTCTGTTCGACGAGCCGCTCTCCAACCTGGATGCTGAGCTGCGTGTGCAGATGCGTCTGGAGCTGATGAAGCTACATAACCGGCTCAAGGCCACCATGATCTACGTGACCCACGATCAGGTGGAAGCGTTGACCATGGCCGACAAGATTGTGGTGATGCGTGATGGGGTGATTGAGCAGGCGGGCACACCCATCGAGCTCTTCAACAACCCATGCAACAAGTTCGTCGCTGGCTTCATCGGCACGCCCAAAATGAACTTCCTTCACGGACACATCACAACCGTTACTGAGCAAAGCTTGCATATGGAGCTGGGCGAGGGCGTGGAGCTTGAGATTCCAAACCGTTGGCGGGGGTACGACGCTGTTGCACGTGGCCAGAAAGTCTGTGTTGGCATCCGGCCCAACGAGGTGGTGGAAGGGGAGCGTGGCCTTTCCACGTTGCGCGGCACCATCAGCGTTGTTGAGCAACTGGGCCGCGAGACGCTCTCGCACATGGTGTTGCCCAACAAACAATACATCTCCGTTTTGGAGAACGGGCAGCATTTTCATGAGCCCGGAACGCCTTGGACGGTCTCCTTAAAACCCGAAGCTATTTATCTGTTTGACGAGCACGAGCAAACCATCGCGCTCACCAAGGAATTTGCATAA
- a CDS encoding carbohydrate ABC transporter permease, with product MIKMPFKTLRLMMYVFIGGYCVFILTPLSWMVFTAFKKRAEIFSNPSGLPSELYFGNFERVFSSGIGTYFLNSLITSVFSVTGIVAISTLAAYALARIPFKGRMWVYMLIVASYAVPLHAVLVPMFQLLDGFGLLNTLAGLILPYIAFGIPFTVILLYAFFLEFPKDLEEAAKLDGCSQLRTVFFIVLPLSKPALLSAAIFQVVFVWNEFLIALLILTSKDVKTLPLGLTSFQGQYSNDWGAIMAAVLLSALPIVALYLAMQKHFVRSLTGMGK from the coding sequence ATGATCAAAATGCCCTTCAAAACGCTCCGGCTCATGATGTACGTCTTCATCGGCGGCTATTGTGTGTTTATTCTCACACCACTGAGCTGGATGGTTTTTACTGCCTTTAAGAAGCGCGCTGAGATTTTCTCCAATCCGTCCGGCCTGCCGAGTGAGCTTTACTTTGGCAACTTTGAGCGGGTGTTTTCGTCCGGGATTGGAACCTACTTTCTCAACTCACTGATCACCTCCGTGTTCTCGGTGACAGGTATCGTCGCAATCTCCACACTGGCGGCTTATGCTCTGGCCCGCATTCCGTTCAAGGGCCGCATGTGGGTCTATATGCTCATCGTGGCGTCCTATGCAGTACCGCTGCATGCCGTGCTGGTGCCCATGTTCCAGTTGTTGGACGGCTTCGGATTGCTGAATACGCTGGCGGGTTTGATCCTGCCGTACATCGCCTTTGGCATCCCGTTCACTGTCATTCTGCTTTACGCGTTCTTTCTGGAATTTCCCAAAGACCTTGAGGAAGCCGCCAAGCTGGATGGATGCTCGCAGCTGCGCACGGTGTTTTTCATCGTGTTGCCGCTCTCAAAACCAGCTCTGCTCAGCGCTGCAATCTTTCAGGTGGTGTTCGTCTGGAACGAGTTCCTCATCGCCCTTTTGATCCTCACCTCCAAAGACGTGAAGACACTGCCATTGGGGCTGACATCCTTCCAGGGCCAGTACTCCAACGACTGGGGGGCGATCATGGCTGCGGTGCTGCTTTCGGCCTTGCCTATCGTTGCCCTGTATCTGGCCATGCAAAAGCATTTTGTGCGTTCTCTTACAGGAATGGGAAAATAA
- a CDS encoding carbohydrate ABC transporter permease: MTVLLEQESAARRATPSSIFGKSSIFGWIMVLPALSLFALFIIVPFIQTLVYSLYKFGLTSPTKQFVGFSHYIEIVQDDVFWIAFENNIIIAITGIILQIGVGLVLAAILDRGIKRGKSVISAIIFMPIVISTIAIGLLWRLVFDPNTGMIEELFFNMGWSTPMRGWLGDPDIALYAIIFVGFWQYTGFMMIILLAAMQGIPRELYEAAKLDGAGPILSFFNVTLPELRNVLIVCVLITVISAFKVFDLVYVLTSGGPGNSTQVMGSYIVQNAFTIGRMGYANAVSVVLLVIALGLGIVQLRTSRRDR; the protein is encoded by the coding sequence ATGACAGTACTTTTGGAACAGGAGAGCGCGGCCCGCCGCGCCACTCCATCCTCCATCTTCGGCAAGAGTTCCATTTTCGGATGGATCATGGTGTTACCGGCCCTCAGCCTGTTCGCCCTGTTCATCATCGTGCCGTTTATCCAGACACTCGTTTACTCGCTCTATAAGTTCGGGCTTACGTCGCCCACCAAACAGTTCGTTGGTTTCTCTCATTACATTGAGATTGTGCAGGATGATGTTTTCTGGATCGCGTTTGAAAACAACATCATCATCGCAATCACAGGCATCATTTTGCAGATTGGCGTGGGCCTGGTGCTCGCCGCCATTCTGGATCGTGGCATCAAGCGCGGGAAGAGCGTGATCAGCGCAATCATCTTCATGCCCATCGTCATCTCCACCATTGCGATTGGCCTGTTGTGGCGGCTGGTATTTGACCCCAACACGGGCATGATTGAAGAGCTGTTCTTCAACATGGGTTGGTCGACACCCATGCGTGGTTGGCTGGGAGATCCGGACATCGCCCTTTACGCCATCATCTTCGTGGGCTTTTGGCAGTACACCGGCTTCATGATGATCATCCTGCTCGCCGCCATGCAAGGCATCCCCCGGGAGCTTTATGAAGCGGCCAAACTGGACGGGGCAGGACCGATCCTCAGTTTCTTCAACGTTACTCTGCCCGAGTTGCGCAACGTGCTGATTGTCTGCGTCCTCATCACCGTCATCAGCGCCTTCAAAGTATTTGATCTTGTTTATGTTCTCACCTCAGGCGGCCCTGGCAACTCAACGCAGGTGATGGGATCTTACATCGTCCAGAACGCCTTCACCATCGGGCGCATGGGATATGCAAACGCGGTCTCGGTGGTCCTGCTCGTGATCGCTCTTGGTCTCGGCATCGTTCAGTTGCGCACCAGCCGGAGGGATAGATGA
- a CDS encoding ABC transporter substrate-binding protein, which yields MKLIRLAAAASFFACSSFSSASAETELKLWNLTSSSDAVNKHWEEVIATFEEAHPGIKINYETFPSDAYKTGLQVALASDAGPDIFFNWSGEDAAVLARNGLTADLTEIGTKPGMWGEKIAPGMFDAFSVNGKIHGVPTHLITKYMFYNTGFFADNNLSVPTTLGELKASCKAIREINPHMSPISLGNAEKWKGVHYISTLNQKIVGEAQVAKDYALDGNATELFSDPGYVEALQTLVDLSQAGCFNKAPNATTADASRSLFAAGQAAMIYCGNWCPGTFDSEGLEGGYDLARFPAAENGKGNQDYNFALLEGYQISARTKNMDAASTFVNFLVSGETQAKRARDFGRLPVNASHMGEEDGTPIFRKIAKDAGSYAGLVLILDVGLEKSVSEHYLSIIQEVLNETKTPEQAMGEIRARAQKAKEQQG from the coding sequence ATGAAACTCATTCGGCTCGCGGCAGCGGCTTCATTTTTTGCGTGTTCATCATTTTCATCGGCCAGTGCTGAGACGGAACTTAAGCTCTGGAACCTGACCAGCTCCTCTGATGCGGTCAACAAACATTGGGAAGAGGTGATCGCCACCTTTGAGGAGGCGCATCCGGGCATCAAGATTAACTACGAGACATTTCCGAGTGATGCTTACAAGACAGGCCTGCAAGTGGCGCTGGCTTCCGATGCTGGGCCGGATATCTTCTTCAACTGGTCCGGCGAAGACGCTGCCGTGCTGGCGCGCAACGGCTTAACCGCTGACTTGACCGAGATTGGCACAAAGCCTGGGATGTGGGGAGAGAAGATCGCACCGGGCATGTTTGATGCCTTTTCGGTGAACGGAAAAATCCATGGCGTACCAACGCACCTGATCACCAAATACATGTTCTACAACACCGGTTTCTTTGCAGATAACAACCTGAGCGTTCCGACCACACTTGGTGAGCTGAAAGCCTCATGTAAGGCAATCCGCGAAATCAATCCGCACATGTCGCCTATCTCACTAGGCAATGCAGAGAAGTGGAAAGGCGTGCACTACATCTCCACTCTGAACCAGAAGATCGTTGGTGAAGCGCAAGTCGCGAAAGACTATGCACTGGACGGCAATGCTACGGAGCTATTCTCTGATCCCGGTTATGTGGAAGCCCTGCAAACACTCGTAGATCTCAGTCAGGCTGGTTGCTTCAACAAAGCACCAAACGCCACTACAGCAGATGCCTCTCGCAGCCTGTTTGCAGCTGGTCAGGCGGCCATGATTTACTGCGGAAATTGGTGCCCGGGCACGTTTGATAGCGAAGGCCTTGAAGGCGGTTATGATCTGGCCCGTTTCCCGGCAGCTGAAAACGGCAAAGGCAATCAGGACTATAACTTCGCCTTGCTGGAAGGCTATCAGATTTCAGCCAGAACGAAGAACATGGACGCCGCTTCCACCTTTGTGAACTTCCTTGTTTCTGGGGAGACACAGGCCAAACGCGCCCGTGACTTCGGTCGTTTGCCAGTCAACGCCTCTCACATGGGTGAAGAAGACGGTACACCAATTTTCCGCAAAATCGCGAAGGATGCAGGCAGTTATGCCGGTCTGGTGCTTATTCTGGATGTAGGGTTGGAGAAGTCCGTTTCTGAGCATTACCTCAGCATCATTCAGGAAGTGTTGAATGAGACCAAGACTCCCGAGCAAGCCATGGGTGAAATCCGTGCGCGTGCTCAAAAAGCAAAAGAGCAACAGGGCTAA
- a CDS encoding LacI family DNA-binding transcriptional regulator, whose protein sequence is MSETRDDRQTATIVDVAERAGVAVGTVSRFINGREVRKTNEMRIREAIKELGYQTNTFAQAMKTDVTKTVAVVMDGFDEFHTQVLSNVITQFFDHGYQVTTYHLKNEPGELDNLMSIMTARKFDGVVMSGTFNNTISLDQLRSLQKPIVLFNDEATGIDIDRVLVNNREASKRAVQHMIEMGHEHIAIIKASDLQSSSRGRYQGFCDAMEEASLPVIEEYVCEGSWRLSDGYFALQQLMALDKPPTALFSVNYEMTMGVLEAMKEQGLQVAKDLSLVSYDDPYFFRLLTPSITAIAQPHDVIASRLVEMMLTRLNDGISSSSRKMTVSCDVILRDSVARLR, encoded by the coding sequence ATGAGCGAAACGAGAGACGACCGTCAAACAGCCACCATTGTGGATGTGGCCGAACGCGCCGGTGTGGCCGTTGGCACGGTGTCCCGTTTCATCAACGGGCGCGAGGTCCGCAAGACCAACGAGATGCGCATTCGCGAAGCGATCAAGGAGCTGGGTTACCAGACCAACACGTTCGCACAGGCCATGAAGACCGATGTCACCAAGACCGTTGCCGTGGTAATGGATGGCTTTGACGAGTTCCACACACAGGTGCTCTCCAATGTCATCACCCAGTTTTTTGACCACGGCTATCAGGTCACCACCTATCACCTGAAGAATGAACCGGGCGAGCTGGACAATCTCATGTCTATCATGACAGCCCGCAAGTTTGATGGGGTGGTCATGAGCGGCACGTTCAACAACACCATCTCGCTGGACCAACTGCGCTCCTTACAAAAACCGATCGTCCTGTTCAACGATGAAGCCACTGGCATTGATATTGACCGAGTACTGGTGAACAACCGTGAAGCTTCCAAGCGAGCCGTTCAGCATATGATCGAGATGGGGCATGAGCACATCGCGATCATCAAGGCCAGTGATCTGCAATCCTCTTCCCGCGGTCGCTATCAGGGGTTTTGTGATGCTATGGAGGAAGCAAGCCTTCCTGTTATTGAGGAATACGTCTGCGAAGGATCATGGCGCCTGTCAGATGGCTACTTTGCACTTCAGCAGTTGATGGCATTGGACAAACCGCCGACAGCGCTGTTCTCCGTCAACTACGAGATGACCATGGGCGTGCTGGAAGCGATGAAGGAGCAGGGGCTGCAAGTTGCGAAGGACTTGTCTCTGGTCAGCTACGACGACCCGTATTTCTTCCGCTTACTCACCCCAAGCATCACCGCAATTGCGCAGCCGCATGATGTGATTGCATCTCGTCTTGTTGAGATGATGCTGACGCGGCTCAACGATGGGATTTCATCCTCATCTCGCAAAATGACTGTTTCTTGCGATGTGATCCTGCGTGATTCCGTGGCGCGTCTGCGCTGA
- a CDS encoding FadR/GntR family transcriptional regulator, with the protein MNICVEPNLPSPSNNKIRPIKTEDRSDAILQSLTDFIVEEGLQPGDRLPTERELMNGLKVGRSSIREVIRHLQALGIVEIRRGSGTYLKRPLSEKTVYLPLSIATKRDGLLQTLEVRRALEVEASILAAQRATPDEIEEMRSKLEHMEAVHHLNGTAGPEDLEFHLSIYRAAGNPLFEQLLQQMRESFESFFEMPFDRKDFAGRSFPFHRQLFDAIASGDTEMARKHTLEILSVVEEDIVQMAQETDLV; encoded by the coding sequence ATGAACATCTGTGTGGAGCCCAACTTGCCAAGCCCATCCAATAATAAAATTCGGCCAATCAAGACCGAGGACAGAAGCGATGCCATCCTGCAATCGCTGACAGACTTCATCGTGGAGGAAGGCCTGCAGCCCGGTGACAGACTGCCCACGGAACGAGAGCTGATGAACGGCCTGAAGGTTGGCCGCTCGTCTATTCGTGAGGTGATCCGTCATTTGCAGGCACTGGGTATTGTCGAGATCCGTCGTGGGTCCGGCACTTACCTGAAGCGCCCACTGTCAGAGAAAACGGTTTATCTGCCACTTTCCATCGCCACCAAACGGGATGGCCTGTTGCAGACGCTGGAAGTGCGCCGGGCGTTGGAGGTGGAGGCCTCCATTCTGGCAGCACAGCGGGCAACGCCCGACGAGATCGAAGAGATGCGCTCCAAGCTGGAGCACATGGAAGCGGTCCATCACCTCAATGGCACAGCCGGCCCTGAGGACCTTGAATTTCACCTCTCCATCTACCGCGCAGCAGGAAACCCGCTGTTTGAGCAGCTGTTGCAGCAGATGCGGGAGTCTTTTGAAAGCTTTTTTGAGATGCCGTTCGATCGCAAGGATTTTGCCGGACGGTCTTTTCCATTTCACCGACAATTATTTGACGCCATCGCCAGTGGAGACACGGAGATGGCCCGCAAACATACCTTGGAAATTTTGAGTGTGGTTGAAGAAGATATTGTGCAGATGGCGCAGGAAACGGACTTAGTATGA
- a CDS encoding PLP-dependent transferase: MIDLWGEDTATIVAHDEASFADAVVPPIFQNSLFTFSSYQEMCDTFAGKINRPVYTRGINPTVRAFEEKIAKLEGSEDALALSSGMAAISSAILSVVKPGDRILSVKHVYPDTFRFFEIFLRKFGVSVDYIDGSNLATVEAALPGHSLFYLESPTSWIMEAHDVKALCERAKEAGVTTIIDNSWASPIFQNPIKLGCDIVVHSASKYISGHSDVVAGVIATSAERVAQIRGEVTQYLGSKLSPFEAWLLLRGLRTLPLRMKAHEQAGMEIAKRLAEHPAVKTVFHPAFQNKAHPGLRGTSGLFSIELAENVSVEALCNHLKIFKIGVSWGGHESLICPAQASLIQSGGPNSTAFFGVSPHVVRLNVGLEDPEDLWGDLQEALGAASE; the protein is encoded by the coding sequence ATGATCGATCTGTGGGGGGAGGACACAGCAACAATCGTGGCGCATGATGAAGCATCCTTTGCGGATGCGGTGGTGCCGCCGATTTTCCAGAATTCGCTTTTCACGTTCTCCTCCTATCAGGAGATGTGTGACACCTTTGCGGGCAAGATCAACCGTCCGGTTTACACCCGCGGCATCAACCCAACTGTGCGTGCGTTTGAGGAGAAAATCGCCAAGTTGGAGGGCTCTGAAGATGCCCTGGCGCTTTCCAGCGGAATGGCTGCCATTTCTTCTGCCATCTTGTCGGTGGTGAAACCTGGAGACCGGATCCTTTCCGTCAAACATGTTTATCCGGATACCTTCCGTTTCTTCGAGATTTTCCTGCGCAAATTCGGTGTCAGTGTTGACTATATCGACGGCAGCAATCTGGCGACCGTTGAAGCTGCCCTACCCGGCCACTCCCTGTTTTATCTCGAAAGCCCGACCAGCTGGATTATGGAGGCCCACGATGTGAAGGCTCTGTGCGAACGTGCCAAAGAGGCGGGGGTGACCACAATCATCGACAACAGCTGGGCTTCGCCGATTTTTCAGAACCCGATCAAACTGGGCTGCGATATCGTGGTGCATTCTGCTTCCAAGTACATCAGCGGCCATAGTGACGTGGTGGCTGGTGTGATCGCCACGTCCGCAGAGCGCGTTGCGCAGATCCGTGGGGAGGTGACCCAGTATCTGGGCAGCAAGTTGTCGCCGTTTGAGGCGTGGTTGCTGTTGCGCGGCCTGCGTACACTCCCACTGCGTATGAAAGCCCATGAACAGGCAGGCATGGAGATAGCCAAAAGACTGGCGGAACATCCTGCGGTTAAAACAGTTTTCCATCCGGCGTTCCAGAACAAGGCCCACCCGGGGCTGCGGGGAACTTCCGGTCTCTTTTCCATTGAGCTGGCAGAAAATGTCAGTGTTGAAGCGCTTTGTAACCACCTGAAAATTTTCAAAATCGGTGTGAGTTGGGGCGGGCATGAAAGCCTGATTTGCCCTGCACAGGCCTCTCTTATTCAGTCGGGAGGACCGAACTCTACCGCATTCTTTGGCGTGTCACCGCACGTCGTTCGCCTGAATGTTGGCCTTGAAGACCCTGAGGATCTCTGGGGGGACCTCCAAGAAGCGTTAGGGGCAGCATCAGAATAA
- a CDS encoding ABC transporter substrate-binding protein has product MKKLLAASLVATAIAGPAVAETNLQLVEVITSPERTKVLQGIVSEFEAENPGTKVEIISLPWGQAFEKFATMVSAGQTPDVVEMPDTWAALYANNGALESLEPYLKSWDGTDKLNARTIEMARSGTGTAYMLPYGFYLRAMFYNKKLFKEAGVEKPPVTLDDFREAAEKVSALPGKYGFCLRGGSGGLNGWAVFGATTAGTDQFFDEEGNSIMSTEAWIKGAQFMVDLYQDGLAPKDSLNWGFNEIVAGFYSGTCAMLDQDPDALIGIAQRMDPNDFGVTTMPKGPNGKAYPTIGYAGWSMFSDSEDKDASWKLIAKLQSRDANLEWSKRVGTLPIYKDAESDPHYNTPQFAGWFEELSDPDVHPLTMPTHLEEFAFFKDSMSIRTSQEALLGRKSAEELGKEWGDYLSAAQKKWLAKQ; this is encoded by the coding sequence TTGAAGAAGTTATTGGCCGCAAGTCTTGTGGCAACAGCTATTGCAGGTCCGGCAGTTGCTGAAACCAACCTTCAGTTGGTGGAAGTGATCACGAGCCCGGAGCGTACCAAGGTTTTGCAGGGTATCGTTTCCGAATTTGAAGCAGAAAACCCGGGCACCAAAGTTGAAATCATCTCGTTGCCTTGGGGGCAGGCATTCGAGAAGTTCGCGACCATGGTTTCTGCTGGTCAGACACCGGATGTGGTTGAAATGCCAGACACATGGGCTGCGCTTTACGCCAATAACGGGGCTCTTGAAAGCCTCGAACCTTATCTGAAAAGCTGGGATGGCACTGATAAGCTAAATGCCCGCACCATTGAGATGGCCCGCAGTGGTACTGGCACCGCTTACATGCTGCCTTACGGCTTCTATCTGCGTGCTATGTTCTACAACAAGAAACTCTTCAAGGAAGCTGGTGTTGAGAAGCCACCGGTAACTCTGGATGACTTCCGTGAGGCCGCTGAGAAAGTTTCTGCGCTGCCAGGCAAATACGGTTTCTGTCTGCGCGGTGGGTCCGGTGGTCTGAATGGTTGGGCAGTGTTTGGTGCAACAACGGCTGGCACTGATCAGTTCTTCGATGAAGAAGGCAACAGCATCATGTCCACTGAAGCGTGGATCAAAGGTGCGCAGTTCATGGTGGACCTCTACCAAGATGGCCTTGCTCCAAAAGACAGCCTGAACTGGGGCTTCAACGAAATCGTAGCTGGCTTCTACTCCGGCACCTGCGCCATGTTGGATCAGGATCCGGATGCTCTGATTGGTATTGCGCAACGTATGGACCCGAACGACTTTGGCGTAACCACCATGCCAAAAGGGCCAAATGGCAAAGCTTATCCAACCATCGGATACGCAGGTTGGTCCATGTTCTCTGACAGCGAAGACAAAGACGCCTCCTGGAAGCTGATTGCGAAGCTACAGAGCCGTGATGCAAACCTTGAGTGGTCCAAGCGCGTTGGCACTCTGCCAATCTACAAGGATGCTGAGAGCGATCCGCACTACAACACCCCGCAGTTTGCTGGTTGGTTCGAAGAGCTGTCCGATCCGGACGTCCACCCGCTGACCATGCCAACTCACCTTGAAGAGTTTGCGTTCTTCAAAGACTCCATGTCCATCCGCACCAGTCAGGAAGCACTACTGGGCCGCAAATCAGCAGAAGAGCTGGGCAAAGAGTGGGGGGATTACCTCTCCGCAGCACAGAAAAAGTGGCTGGCTAAACAGTGA
- a CDS encoding carbohydrate ABC transporter permease, whose amino-acid sequence MTAATDLGAHPANRQGVTSRRFLSRLEPYFYASPAIVLLVTVMMVPLVVGLNYTVRDIRILNPFSGGYVGFAHFEAVWHDQNFHNALFNTFWWTVTSLFFQFFLGLMLALLLNRTFPGRRIIQSLVFLPWAVPAFLSGLNWAWMFNPVISPLPHWLFTFGILSEPTNILSDPDLAMWGPIVANIWFGIPFFAITLLAALQSIPGEIYEAASIDGASRRQQFVSITLPFLAPTIAITLMLRTIWIANFADLIIVMTNGGPADSTQIVSSYIFTQAFRRLDFGYASAIAAVLLVLLLAYAVSIIFIRRSLLRET is encoded by the coding sequence ATGACAGCTGCCACAGACCTTGGAGCACACCCTGCCAATCGGCAGGGTGTGACCTCCCGCAGATTCCTATCCCGACTTGAGCCCTACTTTTACGCCAGCCCAGCCATTGTGCTGCTGGTGACGGTGATGATGGTGCCGCTGGTGGTTGGCCTGAATTACACGGTCAGAGACATCCGCATTCTTAATCCGTTCAGCGGTGGCTATGTGGGCTTTGCGCATTTCGAAGCGGTCTGGCACGACCAGAACTTCCATAATGCGCTTTTCAATACCTTCTGGTGGACAGTTACGTCGCTGTTCTTTCAATTCTTTCTGGGTTTGATGCTCGCTCTCTTGCTCAATCGCACCTTTCCCGGGCGACGTATTATCCAGTCTCTTGTTTTTCTGCCATGGGCCGTGCCTGCGTTTTTGTCGGGCCTCAACTGGGCGTGGATGTTCAATCCGGTCATCAGTCCCCTGCCCCATTGGTTGTTTACTTTTGGCATACTGAGCGAACCGACAAACATCCTGTCGGATCCTGATCTGGCCATGTGGGGCCCGATCGTCGCCAACATCTGGTTCGGCATTCCGTTTTTTGCCATCACATTGCTCGCAGCGCTTCAGTCCATTCCGGGAGAGATTTATGAGGCGGCTTCCATTGATGGCGCGAGCCGCAGGCAGCAGTTTGTCAGCATCACGCTGCCGTTTCTTGCGCCGACCATCGCGATTACGCTGATGCTGCGCACCATCTGGATTGCCAACTTTGCTGATCTGATCATTGTTATGACCAATGGTGGCCCGGCGGATTCAACGCAGATTGTCTCCAGCTATATCTTTACGCAGGCCTTCCGTCGTCTGGACTTTGGCTATGCCTCCGCAATCGCAGCTGTTCTGCTGGTTCTGCTGCTGGCTTACGCGGTCTCCATCATCTTTATCAGACGCAGTCTGCTGCGCGAAACCTGA
- a CDS encoding carbohydrate ABC transporter permease — protein sequence MAYYAKSKGQRVVDWSVHYGLLACFLFFALFPLFWLFKVAVTPTNLLYSEGIRMWPSETTWANFAQVMTDTDFPQFFINSAIVSGATALISTLIAAAAGYSFSRFQYRGKAMIIVLMLITQMFPLVMLIAPIFRILTPLGLTDSLLGLVVVYTAFNVPFATFLMQSFFDGIPKDLEEAAMIDGNTRFGALVKIIFPLTLPGIAATLGFVFTAAWSELLFALMLVSSPDAVTFPVGLLTFISKFSVDFGQMMAAGFLALIPAAIFFFLIQRYLVQGLTAGAVKG from the coding sequence ATGGCATACTATGCAAAATCAAAGGGCCAACGGGTGGTGGATTGGAGTGTCCATTACGGTCTGCTCGCCTGCTTTCTGTTCTTTGCCCTGTTCCCGCTCTTCTGGCTGTTCAAGGTGGCTGTGACGCCCACGAACCTGCTTTACTCTGAAGGTATCCGCATGTGGCCCTCCGAGACCACGTGGGCGAACTTTGCGCAGGTGATGACGGATACGGACTTCCCGCAGTTCTTCATCAACTCGGCCATTGTGTCAGGCGCAACGGCTCTCATTTCCACGCTGATTGCGGCGGCGGCAGGCTACTCATTCTCGCGGTTCCAGTATCGCGGTAAGGCCATGATCATCGTGCTGATGCTGATCACTCAGATGTTCCCGCTGGTGATGCTGATCGCACCGATCTTCCGCATTCTCACACCACTGGGGCTGACGGACAGTCTGCTTGGGCTTGTTGTGGTCTACACCGCCTTCAACGTGCCGTTTGCGACGTTTTTGATGCAGTCGTTTTTTGATGGCATTCCCAAAGATCTTGAAGAAGCAGCCATGATTGATGGCAATACGCGTTTTGGGGCGCTGGTGAAGATCATCTTCCCGCTCACCCTGCCGGGCATTGCAGCCACACTTGGCTTCGTGTTCACCGCAGCGTGGAGCGAGCTGCTCTTTGCGCTCATGCTGGTCAGCAGTCCGGATGCGGTCACCTTCCCTGTTGGTCTGCTCACGTTCATCTCCAAGTTCTCTGTCGATTTCGGGCAGATGATGGCAGCGGGCTTCCTGGCGCTCATTCCCGCAGCAATCTTCTTCTTCCTCATCCAGCGTTATCTGGTGCAGGGTCTTACCGCCGGTGCGGTCAAAGGATAA